The genomic segment GTGCCGCGCTCGAACTCGCCGGCACCGACGCGACCGGCGCGCTGATCGTCGCCGGCGCCACGAACTCGTGGAACGCGCGGATCGGCGGGATCGATCCGGTCGAGCTGCTCGAGGTGCAGCTGGTCAATGTCGTGGCGCCGTTCCTGCTGGTGGATCGGCTGCACGGGGCATTGACGGCGCCGGGCGAGCAGCGCCGGTACGTGGTGAACGTGACCGGTCGCGAGGGCTGGTTCGCCGCCGGTGACCCGGGGCCGGAAAGGCACCCCCACACGTCGGTCAGCAAGGCCGCGCTCAACATGCTGACCCGGGTCGCCGCGCCCGACCTGGCCCGCAAGGACGTGCACATGTGCGGCGTCGACACCGGGTGGATCACCGACGAGAACCCGGCCGAGGTCCGGGTGCGCCGGGCCGCCGCCGGGTGGCGTCCACCCCTGGACGTGGTCGACGCCGCGGCGCGGATCTATCACCCCGTACGGCTGGGGGAGGCCGGGCAGCCGGTGCACGGGGTGCTGCTGAAGAACTACGCCGTCGTCCCCTGGTAGAAACGGCGCCGCGGGAATTAGCTCCTGGTAGTCGTTAATTTGCTCTGCGTATTCGAGCCGGGCGGAAAGTGTTCCGTTCTAAGGCCGCACCAGACCGAATGGACGACCTCGGGCGGCGTCCGGTCGGGGTGAACGTCCTGATGGACAGTTTTTCCTCCCGGGCATGGTCGCTGACCAGCAAAAGATCACAATTACCGATACCGAACGTAACGCGAGGGTGCTTACGGACGGGAAATGAACTATTTTTCTCTCCGGTGCCGTACCCCCTGTCGGGCGCGCCGCGTCTGCCTGATACTTGGGCGACCCGTGCGGAGCCTTACACAGGTCGAAGTTCCACCCGGAGAGGAAGCTTCCGCAAATGCGCAAGAAACTGCTGGCCGTCGCCGTCGTCGGCCTGATGGCGTCGGCCACCATGACTGCGTGTACCGACTCCGGCGATTCCGGCGACGCGAGTAGTGGCGGGGGCACTACGGGCGGCGGTAACGGCAAGGCCCGGGTCGGGGTGATCCTGCCCGACACCGAGAGCTCGAACCGCTGGCGCGACGAGGACCCGAAGTACCTCCAGGCGGCGTTCGACGCGGCCAAGGTCGAAGTCGAAATCCAGAACGCTCAGGGTGACCGCGCGCGGTTCCAGCAGATCGCCGACGGCATGATCAACGGCGGCGTCAAGGTGCTGATGATCGCGAACCTCGACTCCGAGAGCGGCCGCGCGGTGCTGGCCAAGGCGCGCGAGAAGAAGATCCCGACGATCGACTACGACCGCCTCACCCTCAACGGCAACGCCAACTACTACGTCAGCTTCAACAACGTGCAGGTCGGCGAGTACCAGGGCTACGGGCTGCAGAAGTGCCTGACCGCCAAGGGGGCCCGCAACCCGCTGATCGCCCAGCTCAACGGCTCCCCCTCGGACAACAACGCCACGCTGTTCAAGCAGGGCTACGAGAGCGTGCTCAACCAGAACTACGACAAGGCGTCGTACACCAAGGGCCCGGCCCAGTGGGTGCCGGACTGGGACCCCGAGGAAGCCGGCAAGATCTTCGAGCAGATGCTGCAGCAGACGCCGCAGATCAGCGGTGTGCTCGCGGCCAACGACGGCATCGCCGACGCGGTGATCAAGGTGCTCCGCAAGTACAAGCGCAGCGGCGCCGTGCCGGTCACCGGCCAGGACGCCACGCTCGAGGGCCTGCAGAACCTGCTGACCGGCGAGCAGTGCATGACGGTCTACAAGGCCGTGCGGGACGAGGCGCAGAACGCCGCTCGCGTGGCGATCCAGCTGTTCAAGGGCGAGGACCCGGGCGTCGACGGCGTCATCAAGGACCCCGAGTCCGGCGGCTACGTCCCCTTCATCAGCCTGACGCCGAAGCCGATCACGCTCAAGAACATCAACGCGGTCGTGGTGGACGACAAGTACATTCCCGAGGCCGACCTGTGCAAGGGCAAGTACCTCCCCCTGTGCCAGCTGCACAAGGTCGGTAAGTTCGCCGAGGACGACGACAAGAACGCCGACAACGAGTAACACCGCGTAGCAGTAAGGGCCGGCTGCTCAGCCGGCCCTTTCTCGTGCGCGGCTACGCCAGCAGCTCCTTCACCCGCGGGACGACCTGCTCGCCGTACAGGGAAATGGCTTTCAGCATGTGCTCGTGGGGCAGCGTGCCGGCCGAGTACTTGAGGTCGAAGCGCTGGATGCCGAGGTGCTTGATCGTGTGCGCGACCTTCTGGGCGACGGTCTCGGGCGAGCCGACGTGCCAGGCGCCGTCGCGGACGTCGATCTCGAACTTGTCGCGGCTCAGCGGCGGCCAGCCCCGCTCGCGGCCGATCCGGTTGAGCATGTTCCGCGCGTGCGGCCACAGGAGCTCGACGGCTTCCTCGTCCGTCTCGGCCACGAAGCCCGGGCAGTGCACGGCGACCGGCTGCTCGGGCTGCTCGAACTCCTTGAGCGCACGCTGGTAGAGCTCGACGTAGGGCGCGAACCGGACCGGCTCGCCGCCGATGATCGCCAGCACCAGGGGCAGGCCGTGCTGCGCCGCGCGGACCACCGACTCGGGGCTGCCGCCGACCCCGATCCACGTACGGATGCGGCCCGACTCGGTCTTGGGGTAGACCTGCTGCTCGGTCAGGGGCGGCCGGACCGTGCCCGACCAGGTGACCGGGCCCTCGGACAGCAGCTTGGCCATCAGGTCGGCCTTCTCCTCGAAGAGCCGCTCGTAGTCGGTCAGGTCGTAGCCGAACAGCGGGAACGACTCGGTGAACGAGCCGCGGCCCAGGATGATCTCGGCCCGGCCGTTCGAGACCGCGTCGAGCGTGGCGAAGCGCTCGAAGACGCGGACCGGGTCGTCCGAGCTGAGCACGGTGACCGCGGTGCCCAGCCGGATGCGCTCGGTGCGGGCGGCGATGGCGGCCAGCACGACCTCGGGGGAGGAGACCGCGAAGTCGTCGCGGTGGTGCTCGCCCAGGCCGAAGCCGTCGATGCCGAGGCGGTCGGCGAGCACTGCCTGCTCGACGACGTTGCGGATCACTTGCGCGTACGGCAGCTTCTGGCCGTGCTCGTCGACGGTGACGTCGCCGAAGGTATCGAGTCCGAATTCCACTTGATCACTGTAGGTGTTAGCGGGTGCGGCCCTTCAGACGGCGGCCCATCTCGCGCGCGATCTCCTTCTGCGCGTCCTTCGCGGCCAGCACCTGGCGTTTGTCGTACGACCGGAGGCCGCGCGCCAGGCCGAGCTCGACCTTGGCCCAGCCCTCGCTGAAGTACATCGACAGCGGCACCAAAGTGAGCCCGTTGCCGTCGCGCAGCTGGGCCAGGATCTTCACGATCTCGGCCTTGTGCAGCAGCAGCTTGCGGGTGCGGCGCGGCGCGTGGTTGGTCCAGCTGCCGTAGCCGTACTCCGCGATGTGCAGCCCGTACAGCATGATCTCGCCCTCGTGCTCCTGGGCGAACGCGTCGACCAGCGACGCCCGGCCCTCCCGCAGCGATTTCACCTCGGTGCCGGCCAGCACGAGACCCGCCTCGTACGTCTTGAGAACGGCGTAGTCGTGCCGCGCCTTCTTGTTCGAGGCGATCAGTTTGCGTCCGGTCTCCCTGCTCACGCAGGAGACACTAGCTTTACGGCACGGGCCGCCGCATGGAATAAGTGACGCTGCTCAGCCGGTGCGGCTCGTTGTGCACGTGCATGGCGGCCCGGTCGTAGGCCTGCCAGCCGGCCGCGCCCGCCCGGTTCAGGTGGCGCAG from the Paractinoplanes abujensis genome contains:
- a CDS encoding sugar ABC transporter substrate-binding protein codes for the protein MRKKLLAVAVVGLMASATMTACTDSGDSGDASSGGGTTGGGNGKARVGVILPDTESSNRWRDEDPKYLQAAFDAAKVEVEIQNAQGDRARFQQIADGMINGGVKVLMIANLDSESGRAVLAKAREKKIPTIDYDRLTLNGNANYYVSFNNVQVGEYQGYGLQKCLTAKGARNPLIAQLNGSPSDNNATLFKQGYESVLNQNYDKASYTKGPAQWVPDWDPEEAGKIFEQMLQQTPQISGVLAANDGIADAVIKVLRKYKRSGAVPVTGQDATLEGLQNLLTGEQCMTVYKAVRDEAQNAARVAIQLFKGEDPGVDGVIKDPESGGYVPFISLTPKPITLKNINAVVVDDKYIPEADLCKGKYLPLCQLHKVGKFAEDDDKNADNE
- a CDS encoding LLM class flavin-dependent oxidoreductase; this translates as MEFGLDTFGDVTVDEHGQKLPYAQVIRNVVEQAVLADRLGIDGFGLGEHHRDDFAVSSPEVVLAAIAARTERIRLGTAVTVLSSDDPVRVFERFATLDAVSNGRAEIILGRGSFTESFPLFGYDLTDYERLFEEKADLMAKLLSEGPVTWSGTVRPPLTEQQVYPKTESGRIRTWIGVGGSPESVVRAAQHGLPLVLAIIGGEPVRFAPYVELYQRALKEFEQPEQPVAVHCPGFVAETDEEAVELLWPHARNMLNRIGRERGWPPLSRDKFEIDVRDGAWHVGSPETVAQKVAHTIKHLGIQRFDLKYSAGTLPHEHMLKAISLYGEQVVPRVKELLA
- the smpB gene encoding SsrA-binding protein SmpB; protein product: MSRETGRKLIASNKKARHDYAVLKTYEAGLVLAGTEVKSLREGRASLVDAFAQEHEGEIMLYGLHIAEYGYGSWTNHAPRRTRKLLLHKAEIVKILAQLRDGNGLTLVPLSMYFSEGWAKVELGLARGLRSYDKRQVLAAKDAQKEIAREMGRRLKGRTR